In the Streptomyces sp. WMMC940 genome, AAGCTGCTCGAATTCGCGGCGCAGCACGCCTGGTTCGAGCGGCTGCTGCTCGTCGGCACGTACCGGGACGTCGAGTTGGAGACACCCGGCCACCCGCTCCAGCAGCTGATGCTGCCGCTCGCCTCACGGGCGACGACGCTGACGCTCACCGGCCTGGAGCGCGACGAGGTGGGGGTGTTGATGGCCGTCACCGCCGGTCGCGAACCGGAGCCCGCGCTCGTCGCGGAGGTGCACCGGCGCACCGGCGGCAATCCGTTCTTCGTGGAGCAGACCGCCCGGCTGTGGCACAGCGGCAGCCCGGTCACCGCCGTGGCGCCCGGCGTGCGGGTGGCGGTGCGGCGGCGGCTGGGCCTGCTGCCGGGACCCGTCGGCGCGCTGCTGACCACGGCCGCGGTGCTGGGGCGCGACTTCCACCGGCAGGTGCTGGCCCTGGTGGCCGGGGCGCCGGTCGCGCATGTGGACCGGCTGCTGGACCGGGCGGTGGCGGCCAGGCTGGTCACGGCCCGGGAGTCGGGGAGGTTCACGTTCTCCCACGACCTGGTGCGGGAGACGCTGTACGACGCGCTGGACGAGTCCGAGGCGCGGGCCCGCCACGCAGCGGTCGTCCGGGCGCTGGGCGAGACGGCCGGGCTGCCGCAGCAGGTGCGGATCCTGCCCGGCGACCTCGCGGGTCACGCCTACCTGGCGGGCGACGAACTGGCGCCCGGGCGCCGCATCGAACTGCTGGTGGAGGCGGCCCGCGACGCCGGCGGCCGGCTGGCCTCGGAGGAGGCGGTGGGCCACTACCGCCGGGCCCTGGAGATCGCGGAGTCGGCGGCGGAACACGCGACGTCCGGGGCGTCGGCCGGTGCCGTCGGGCACGGCCGGTCCGGCGGGCGGGCTCCCGCGGCGCCTCCCGGAACCGCGCACGCGGAGCGGGGCGGATCGGCAGAGGCGGCGGCCACGGCACCCGGCGGGAACACCCCGCCGCGTACGGACCCGCTCGGTGCCGGACGAGCGGCCGCCGGCGACGGCGACCGCACCGGCCGCGCGGACCGGCCGGAGGCAGGCGATGCCGGCGCGGCGAGGGCGCTCCGACGGCGGGCCGCACTGGTGGCCCTGGACCTCGGCGGGGAGCTGCACCACAGTCGCGAGGACGCCGAGGCCTGGGTGGCCTTCGACAGGGCGGCGGCGCTCGCGGCCACGCTGGACGACGGCGAGCTGCTCGCCCGGGTCGCCATGACCCTGTACTCGCACACCGCCCTGGCTGACGGCCCCACCCGCACCCGCAGCACGGCGCTGCTGCGCGCTGCGTACCGCGCGCTGACCGGCGGCGGGTCCGACCCCGGCCGGCCGGACCCCGACAGGCTGCCTCCCGAGCTGATCGCCCAGGAACTCGCGGGGCTGACCACGACCCTCGCCCGGCGCGGCGAGGACGACGACGCCCTCGCCTTCTCGCTCTGGGCCAGGCACGACTCCATCTGGGGGCTCGGCACGTCCGAGGAGCGGCTCGCCCTCACGGACGAGATGGCGGCGGTGGCGCGCCGCACGAGGAACCGGGACATGGAGTTCCACGCCACCTCGATGCGCTGGGTCACCTTGCTGGAACTGGACGACCCCCGCTATCTGGACCAGCTCCGGATCGCCCGGGCCGTCGCCGAGCGGATGGGTGTGCGCCGCACGGATCTCGGCCTCGCCGTGGACCGGTGCCTCGTCGCAGCGTTCAACGGTCGCTTCGACGAGGCCGAGACGCATCTCGCGCAGGTCACCGACCTGGGCCACGAGCATCCCCCCTTCACCTTCATGGCGCTGCACATCGTGTGGGGGCTGCGGCTGCTCCAGGGGCGGTTCGCGCAGGCGGAGGAGGTCCTGGAGCGGCTCGCCCCGGCCGGGCACCCGTATCCGGGGCTGCTGCGGGGCATCACGGCCGCGGAGGTCGGCGACCGGGCCCGTACGCTCCGGGCGGTGGCCGAGCTGGACGCTCTGCCCGAGCCGTTCCCGCGGATCTTCGAGCCGCTGTGGATCCGTCTGCGGGCGCAGGCAGCCGCCCTGTCGGGCGACGAGGAGCTCATCGCGTCGGCGCGGAGCGCCCTGGAGGGATACCGCGGCCATTGGGTCGTGTCGCTGTACGGCTGTGACATCAGCGGTCCCGTCGATCTGTGGCTCGGTCTGCTCGATGCCGCCGCCGGCCGCTGGGACGAGGCCGTCGGGGAGCTCGACTCGGCGGTCGCCTCGGCGGACCGGCTCAGCGCCCGACCGTGGGCGTTGCGTGCGAGATCGGCCCTGGTCGGGGCCTTGCGCTGCCGTGCCTCGGAGCCGGACCTGGCCCGGGTGGGGGAGCTCGAAGCCAGGGTGGCCGAGGAGGCGAAGTCCCTCGGCGTGGAGGCGCCCTTCGCAGCCCCGACGGCCCGGGCGTCGTCCGGGTGGTCGCGGCCGGGGAAGCCGGGTGCCGAAGCGCCGGGCGGCGCACCGGGCGAACGGCCCGTGGCGCGGGCACAGTCCGGGCCGCACGACCTGCCGACCCGCCCCGACGCGTCGCAGGGCGGGCGGTCCCAGCGGCCCGGGGCGCCCGCGCGGGCCGGGACGCCACAGGCACCGCGGTCCCCCGAGTCCTCCAGGTCGGGGCAGTCGGCCCGGCCCGCGGCGTTCTCCCCGGCGCACCGACCAGTACGGGAGCCGCGCTCCGGAGCCCCGGGGCAGTGCGCGCAGGGCGTGTTCCGCCGCGAGGGACCGGTCTGGCTGCTGGTCTGGGAGGGCCGCACGGTCCATGTCCCCGACGCCAAGGGCCTGCGCGACCTCGCGGCTCTGCTGGCGGTGCCGGGCACCGATGTCCCGGCCGTCCGGCTCCTCGCCGCGGGGTCCGGCGAAACCGCCTTCGCCGCGCGGAGTTTCGGCGGTGATCCGGTGCTGGACGAGGAGGCCAGGACCCAGTACCGGCGGCGCCTGGAACAGCTCGACGACGCCATAGACCGTGCGACGGCCTCGGGCGACGACGAACGCGCCGCCGCTTACGACCGCGAACGTGCGGCGCTCCTCGACGAACTCCGCAGCGCCGCCGGGCTGGGCGGACGCAGCCGCCGGCTCGGCGACGAGGCCGAACGGGCCCGGAAGGCGGTCACGGCCCGCATCCGCGACACGCTCCGCAAACTCGGCGCCACGCACCCGGAATTGGCCGCCCACCTGTGTGCGTCCGTCTCCACGGGATCCGCGTGCGCGTACCGGCCGGGGCAGCAGGTCCGATGGCGGCTCTGAGCCGCGCCTCCCCGGCAGACCGTCCACGGCCCGCCCGCCCGTGTCCCATGTCCGGACGGAGCTCGTGTGTCACCGGCGGAAAGCGCTGGGGTCCGGGCTCCCGGCACCGGCCGGCCGCCGTGCAGCAGCCACCGGCACCGGGCACCGGCTCGGGCTCAGCGGCGGTTGTACAGGCGCATGGTGATGGCGCCGAAACCGACCACGAACAGCGCTGCCCAGCCCAGGGTCCAGGCGATGTCGGCGGTCGGCCAATTGCCCGCCATCAGCTCCCGCACCGCCGTCGCCAGATGGGTGACCGGGCTGTTGTTGACGAACGCCTGCAGCCAGCCCGGCATCGTCCTCGGCTCGACGAAGACATTGCTCAGGAAGGTCAGCGGGAAGATCACCATCATGCTGACGCCCATGACGGACTTCTCCGTGCGCAGCAGCAGCCCGAACATGGTCCAGATCCAGGAGAAGGCGAAGGAGAACAGCAGCAGCAGGGCCACGCCGAGCAGGACTCCGACCGGTCCGCCCTCCGGCCGATAGCCGATGATCATGCCGACCGTCAGCATCACGGCAGAGGCCATGACATAGCGGACGGCGTCGCCGAGGAGATAGCCGACCATCGGCGCGGGACGCCAGATCGGCAGCGTGCGGAAGCGGTCGAAGACGCCCTTGTCGATGTCGGTGTTGAGGGCGACGCCCGTGTACATCGTGATCATCACGACGCTCATCACCAGGATGCCGGGGAGCAGGAACTGGATGTACGCGTCGACCGACCCGGCCAGCGCCCCTCCGAAGAGGTACGTGTACATCAGCACCATCATGATCGGGAACGCCGTGACGTCGAAGAGCTGTTCCGGCACGTGCTTGATCTTGAGCATGGCGCGCCAGCCGAAGGTCACGGAGGCCGCGAGGGCGCTCGGCCGCGCCGGACGCTCCCCGGCGACGAGCAGGGCCGCCAGGGACTCCGTCTTCGGCGCGGTGAAGGTGAGGTCCTCTGTTTCCCGGGTCACTGCGGTGCTCATGCGACGGCTTCCTTCTCGGTGACGGGCTTGCGGTCGGTGAGGGCGAGGAAGACCTCGTCCAGGCTGGGCTGGCCCAGCGCGAAGTTGTCGACGGTGATCCCCTCGCGGGCCAGTTCGGCCAGGGCTCGGGCGGCCTGCTCCGCCGCGCCGAGCTCCGTGCCGTGGCCGTTGACCCGGGCCGTCAGGGCTACGGGGTCGGTCTCGAGCTGGACCGAGGCGTTCAGCGCGACGGTCAGGACGCGCTCGGCGTCCGGGCGCCGGTCGGCGTCGCGCAGCCGCACATGAACGGCTCCGGCGCCGACGGACGCCTTCAGTTCCCCCTTGGTGCCCTCGGCGACCACCCGGCCGTGGTCGATGACGGCGACCCGGGAGGCCAGTTGGTCGGCCTCGTCCAGGTACTGCGTGGTGAGCAGGACGGTCGTGCCCTGGGCGACGACGGCCCGCACGATGTCCCAGACCTGGTTGCGGCTGCGCGGGTCGAGACCGGTGGTCGGCTCGTCCAGGAACAGCAGGTCCGGCGTGTTGAGGATGGACGCGGCGATGTCGATGCGGCGCCGCATTCCGCCCGAGTACTTCTTCACCTGGCGGCCGGCGGCTTCCGTCAGCCCGAACGCTTCGAGCAGCTGCCCCGCCCGTTCGCGGGACGCCCGCTTCCCGTGGCCGAGGAGCCGGCCCAGCAGGATCAGGTTCTCCGTGCCGGTCAGGTCCTCGTCCACCGAGGCGTACTGCCCGGTGAGGCTGACCCTGCCGCGCACCGTGTCGGCGTCCTTCAGCACGTCGCTGCCGAAGACCAGCGCCTCGCCGCCGTCCGGCCTGAGGAGGGTGGCCAGCATCTTCACCGTGGTCGTCTTGCCGGCGCCGTTCGGCCCCAGGAGGCCGTAGACGGTGCCGGCGGGCACACGGAGATCGACGCCGTCGACGGCCCGGTTGTCGCCGAACACCTTCACCAGGCCGTTCGTCTCAATGGCCAGATCTGTACTCATCGTCGAGTTCCTTCGGTTCCTTCGCTGTGGCGGTCGCGGTCTGGGGCCGCGGATTGGTCGTAATGGCGGGACGGCAGGGACGGTCGGGAGGCAGGGACGGTCGATTCGGTGAGCGTTCGGGTCGGTGGGTCGTGGTCCGGTTGGGGGCTCAGGAGATGTACGGCCGGGTGGCACGCGCGTCGCGGAGCGCGAGGCCCCACCAGGCGAGCTGGTCGAGCATCGGTCCCACGGACCTGTCCTGGTCCGGCTCGAACAGGTCGTCCAGGAGGTTCAGACCGACGCCGTTGCGCAAACTCACCGCATGCAGCTCGGTGAAAACGGAACGCAGCTGCTCGACCGCGTACAGTCCGCGCGAACCGTGGCCGTAGCTCACGAAGGCGACCGGCTTGGCCCGCCACTCGTCGTACGCGTAGTCGATGGCCTGCTTCAGCGAAGCCGGGAACGAGCGGTTGTACTCCGGCGTGACGACGACGAACGCGTCGGCGCGTGCGACCTCGTCGGTGAACTCCCTGATCCCGGTGGTGGCCCGGTCCGGGTAGTGGGCCGGGAAGTCGTAGTCGATCAGGTCGACGACGGAGAGCTCCAGATCGTCTCGCGGGGCCGCCCGCTCGGCGAACCACCGTCCCACGGCCTCACCGACCCGGCCCTCGCGCGTACTTCCGATGATGACGGCGACGCGCAGCGGTGCCTCCGGCTCCGGGTCGCGAGGCTGCATGTCGCGAGCCTCCCCGCCCTCCGCTTCCCGGTGCTCCCCACCCCGGTGCCGGGTCTCCGGAGCCCGGCCGTTGCGTCCGCCGAGGTCCCCACCGCCCTGGCCCCGATCCCGGTCCCGGTGCTCGCGCCGGTCCTGGTGCCGGTCCTGGTCCTGGTCCTGGTCCTGGTCGTGCACGAGGCGCCTCCTCCCGTCTCCCCGGGGCCCCGGCCGTCCTCCCCGGTCCCACCCCATGGGCGCGAGAACGCGGGGCGCGGCCGCCAGATCGGATCTGGCGGCCGCGCCCCGCGAGGTGCCCCAGGACGAGGGGAGATCAGTCCTCGTGCACGTAGAAGGTGTAGAACATCACGCAGAACGTGGCCGCCGCGATGATCACGGACAGGACGACCGACGTGAGGATGCTGTCGCCGGACAGGCTGTTGAGGTAGCCGACCGAGCAGCCGACGAGCGCCGCGTACGCCACCGCGCGCAGCTCCCGCGGAAGGCTGTGCTGGTAGCGGCCCAGCGCGTAGCAGAGCCCGGCGATCGCCAGGCAGGAGATCAGCCCGATCGCGAACTGTGCGCCCGCGGACTCTCCGGACATGCGGGCGATGAAGGACGTGTAGAGGCCGTAGATCACGCCGATCACGGCCGGCAACACGATGCCGAGGGTGGTGCCGTGGTGCCGCTCGGGCACCGCCGCGTGGACCATGGCAGGGCTCCTTCCGCTGCCCCCGATTCCCCTTCCCACCAGCGCACACCCGGCCGGCGGGTGCGGCAAGTGGATCAGGCGGGAGCGCGGCGGACCCGGGACCGGGCACGGATCAGGCGGGAGCCCCGGAGGACCCGCGACCCGGGACCGGGCGGCGGCACGGCGCCGCCCCGGGCGAACAGGCGGGGACGGACCGGGCGGCCGTCCGGGCGACCACGTGCCCGTCCCCGGGCGGGCGTCCCGGCCCCGGCGCCGCACGGCGCGGGGCACCCCGCCCGGTTCCGCCGCCCGCGTGCGTACCGCGAACGGCTCAACAGAAATGTCCGCGATCGACCGTGCGGCCCATGCTGACGCCATGAGCCAACACACTGCACGGAGCACGCCCGGAGCGGGTCCGGACGCCGGCTGGGCGGCGGGGGGCACGCTCTTCGCCGGCGTCCTGATGATGGTCACGGGCATCATCAGCATCTTCGAGGGGATCGCCGGGATCGTCGAGGACGAGGTCTACGCCCGGGTCGGCAGCTACGTCTTCTCGTGGGACCTCACCGCCTGGGGCTGGGTCCATCTGGTCCTCGGGATCCTGGTGGCGGTCACCGGCTGGGGGATCCTCAAGAACATGGAGTGGTCGCGCTATCTGGGCGTCGCCCTGGCGTCGCTGAACATCATCGTCCAGTTCCTGTTCCTGCCCTACCAGCCGGTGTGGGCGATCTTCTCGATGGCCGTCTCGGTGTTCATCATCTGGGCGCTGGTGACCACGGAGTCGCGCACCGCGGCCTGACCGGGCGATCCGTCCGTGGGCGGCTCTCCTCTGCACGAGCCCCCGCAAGGACTGCGGAGTCCGGCTTCCCGCACCGCGCACCGGGGGCCTGTCGTGCCCCGGTGGCGCTCGCCGGCCGCC is a window encoding:
- a CDS encoding AAA family ATPase; this encodes MSPALIGREHPVGVLRAEIGRATDSHGGLVLVTGEAGIGKTTLVTQAAQEARRHGALVLGGSCWDSDSAPGYWPWVQVVRALRRAVGEEEWARVEEAAGGRLTVLLGETSGSRGRPGDAARGGDGPEERFAADGDKEPFAVYDAVTTALVTVSQSRPVVVVLDDLHWSDPASLKLLEFAAQHAWFERLLLVGTYRDVELETPGHPLQQLMLPLASRATTLTLTGLERDEVGVLMAVTAGREPEPALVAEVHRRTGGNPFFVEQTARLWHSGSPVTAVAPGVRVAVRRRLGLLPGPVGALLTTAAVLGRDFHRQVLALVAGAPVAHVDRLLDRAVAARLVTARESGRFTFSHDLVRETLYDALDESEARARHAAVVRALGETAGLPQQVRILPGDLAGHAYLAGDELAPGRRIELLVEAARDAGGRLASEEAVGHYRRALEIAESAAEHATSGASAGAVGHGRSGGRAPAAPPGTAHAERGGSAEAAATAPGGNTPPRTDPLGAGRAAAGDGDRTGRADRPEAGDAGAARALRRRAALVALDLGGELHHSREDAEAWVAFDRAAALAATLDDGELLARVAMTLYSHTALADGPTRTRSTALLRAAYRALTGGGSDPGRPDPDRLPPELIAQELAGLTTTLARRGEDDDALAFSLWARHDSIWGLGTSEERLALTDEMAAVARRTRNRDMEFHATSMRWVTLLELDDPRYLDQLRIARAVAERMGVRRTDLGLAVDRCLVAAFNGRFDEAETHLAQVTDLGHEHPPFTFMALHIVWGLRLLQGRFAQAEEVLERLAPAGHPYPGLLRGITAAEVGDRARTLRAVAELDALPEPFPRIFEPLWIRLRAQAAALSGDEELIASARSALEGYRGHWVVSLYGCDISGPVDLWLGLLDAAAGRWDEAVGELDSAVASADRLSARPWALRARSALVGALRCRASEPDLARVGELEARVAEEAKSLGVEAPFAAPTARASSGWSRPGKPGAEAPGGAPGERPVARAQSGPHDLPTRPDASQGGRSQRPGAPARAGTPQAPRSPESSRSGQSARPAAFSPAHRPVREPRSGAPGQCAQGVFRREGPVWLLVWEGRTVHVPDAKGLRDLAALLAVPGTDVPAVRLLAAGSGETAFAARSFGGDPVLDEEARTQYRRRLEQLDDAIDRATASGDDERAAAYDRERAALLDELRSAAGLGGRSRRLGDEAERARKAVTARIRDTLRKLGATHPELAAHLCASVSTGSACAYRPGQQVRWRL
- a CDS encoding ABC transporter permease, coding for MSTAVTRETEDLTFTAPKTESLAALLVAGERPARPSALAASVTFGWRAMLKIKHVPEQLFDVTAFPIMMVLMYTYLFGGALAGSVDAYIQFLLPGILVMSVVMITMYTGVALNTDIDKGVFDRFRTLPIWRPAPMVGYLLGDAVRYVMASAVMLTVGMIIGYRPEGGPVGVLLGVALLLLFSFAFSWIWTMFGLLLRTEKSVMGVSMMVIFPLTFLSNVFVEPRTMPGWLQAFVNNSPVTHLATAVRELMAGNWPTADIAWTLGWAALFVVGFGAITMRLYNRR
- a CDS encoding ATP-binding cassette domain-containing protein codes for the protein MSTDLAIETNGLVKVFGDNRAVDGVDLRVPAGTVYGLLGPNGAGKTTTVKMLATLLRPDGGEALVFGSDVLKDADTVRGRVSLTGQYASVDEDLTGTENLILLGRLLGHGKRASRERAGQLLEAFGLTEAAGRQVKKYSGGMRRRIDIAASILNTPDLLFLDEPTTGLDPRSRNQVWDIVRAVVAQGTTVLLTTQYLDEADQLASRVAVIDHGRVVAEGTKGELKASVGAGAVHVRLRDADRRPDAERVLTVALNASVQLETDPVALTARVNGHGTELGAAEQAARALAELAREGITVDNFALGQPSLDEVFLALTDRKPVTEKEAVA
- a CDS encoding NADPH-dependent FMN reductase; this encodes MQPRDPEPEAPLRVAVIIGSTREGRVGEAVGRWFAERAAPRDDLELSVVDLIDYDFPAHYPDRATTGIREFTDEVARADAFVVVTPEYNRSFPASLKQAIDYAYDEWRAKPVAFVSYGHGSRGLYAVEQLRSVFTELHAVSLRNGVGLNLLDDLFEPDQDRSVGPMLDQLAWWGLALRDARATRPYIS
- a CDS encoding DUF7144 family membrane protein; this translates as MSQHTARSTPGAGPDAGWAAGGTLFAGVLMMVTGIISIFEGIAGIVEDEVYARVGSYVFSWDLTAWGWVHLVLGILVAVTGWGILKNMEWSRYLGVALASLNIIVQFLFLPYQPVWAIFSMAVSVFIIWALVTTESRTAA